The following proteins are encoded in a genomic region of Streptomyces collinus Tu 365:
- the sigJ gene encoding RNA polymerase sigma factor SigJ, translating to MALITRDVDRFQAVRPRLEAIAYRLLGSASEAEDAVQETFLRWQAADVERIAVPEAWLTKVLTNLCLNQLASARARRESYVGRWLPEPLLAGDPMLGPAETAEQRESVSFAVLVLLERLSPNERAVYVLREAFDYPHREIAEILGITEAASQQTYHRAKKHVTGAKARTEIDEAAARRIVEEFLAAATSGRTEPLVRLLTQDAVSVGDGGGKVPARAKAFEGALAVAKFVRGLFKPSPAKRAHVGGAPEIYATTACGEPAIVAVVDGRVVGITCLEVTAQGIVALRSQVNPDKLVRATGQWATADHGDALYTL from the coding sequence ATGGCCTTGATCACGCGTGACGTCGACCGGTTTCAGGCCGTCAGGCCCCGCCTTGAGGCCATCGCCTACCGGCTCCTCGGCTCGGCGAGCGAGGCTGAGGACGCCGTACAGGAGACGTTCCTGCGCTGGCAGGCGGCCGACGTCGAGCGGATCGCGGTGCCCGAGGCATGGCTGACCAAGGTGCTCACCAACCTGTGCCTGAATCAGCTCGCTTCGGCACGCGCACGACGAGAGAGCTATGTGGGGCGGTGGCTTCCCGAACCGCTGCTCGCCGGGGACCCGATGCTCGGCCCGGCCGAGACCGCCGAGCAACGGGAGTCGGTGTCCTTTGCCGTCCTGGTCCTGCTGGAGCGCCTGTCCCCCAACGAGCGGGCGGTGTACGTGCTGCGCGAGGCGTTCGACTACCCGCACCGGGAGATCGCGGAGATCCTCGGCATCACCGAGGCGGCCAGCCAGCAGACTTACCACCGGGCCAAGAAGCACGTCACCGGGGCCAAGGCGCGCACCGAGATCGACGAGGCCGCCGCGCGCAGGATCGTCGAGGAATTCCTGGCCGCGGCGACGAGCGGCCGGACCGAACCCCTCGTGCGGCTGCTCACTCAGGACGCCGTCTCGGTCGGCGACGGCGGCGGGAAGGTCCCGGCCCGCGCGAAGGCGTTCGAGGGCGCGCTCGCGGTCGCCAAGTTTGTGCGCGGCCTGTTCAAGCCCAGCCCTGCCAAGCGAGCTCATGTCGGCGGCGCGCCCGAGATCTATGCCACGACGGCTTGTGGCGAACCGGCCATCGTGGCGGTGGTGGACGGCCGGGTCGTCGGTATCACCTGCCTGGAAGTCACTGCGCAGGGCATCGTTGCTCTGCGCAGCCAGGTCAACCCCGACAAACTCGTCCGTGCGACCGGCCAGTGGGCTA
- a CDS encoding DUF4232 domain-containing protein: protein MRHSNGIRRAALATTAVTAVTAAVTGILPGTAMAASTTTSTPPPACPAPALQVSAWQAVHRPVGTGTGAAVVQFTNVSRRTCVLKGHPTVAGAGNGSPAHNTPLKVTPTGRAATVTVRPHGKAWVKLTFVQVQGEADGYCVSGQDPVTYPTMVIGLPHSGKHQVALKDGVWAECDNKVTVTPVSAVKPS from the coding sequence ATGCGTCACAGCAACGGCATTCGCAGGGCGGCTCTGGCGACGACGGCGGTTACGGCCGTCACGGCGGCAGTGACCGGCATCCTGCCCGGCACCGCCATGGCGGCGAGCACCACCACCTCCACCCCGCCGCCCGCCTGCCCGGCCCCCGCCCTCCAGGTCAGCGCCTGGCAGGCCGTCCACCGGCCCGTCGGAACCGGCACCGGGGCGGCGGTCGTGCAGTTCACCAACGTCTCCCGGAGGACGTGCGTCCTGAAGGGCCATCCGACGGTCGCGGGCGCCGGCAACGGCTCCCCCGCCCACAACACCCCACTCAAGGTCACCCCCACCGGCAGGGCGGCCACGGTGACGGTCCGGCCGCACGGCAAGGCGTGGGTGAAGCTGACCTTCGTCCAGGTCCAAGGGGAGGCCGACGGCTACTGCGTGTCGGGACAGGACCCGGTGACGTATCCCACGATGGTCATCGGGCTGCCGCACTCCGGGAAGCACCAAGTCGCCCTGAAGGACGGAGTCTGGGCCGAGTGCGACAACAAGGTGACCGTCACCCCGGTCTCGGCGGTCAAGCCATCCTGA
- a CDS encoding SMI1/KNR4 family protein encodes MDHSARITAFTGLVGPPPGPAPAVDWAAVEGWLGTPLPGDYKALVSAYGAAEIGGAGAAIRLHPPCVSTDGRFEYAAWIAETHRHSAIRPGMFTRRRRPFLPEEGGLLAFATTRSGDHLFWNTGASDDPDAWPVTLMTTNVAVGVSEPWVDYEVPFLELLFTLLRTGVPHPGEPGGLLGPLSSQIRVWPPLAGAAPWSPPPAGTAVDARQHAALTEGSGLDAVMTLVPPPLEPYLGEGTWQQVFERLGTRLPPDFVALAERYGAGNWSWWLDMSAPLSLNRPREQGLAATVEGMLDGYRQLRAAHPQYYPMPAWPEPGGFLPFASTIDGDQIGWCADGPPETWRVAVNPRHSDQGPPLSGDFTATLLTWLRGGPAESGFPGLTGRDLHPLDVMFFEPFGPGAPW; translated from the coding sequence ATGGATCACTCTGCGCGGATCACCGCGTTCACAGGTCTCGTCGGACCGCCGCCCGGCCCGGCGCCCGCCGTCGACTGGGCGGCGGTCGAGGGCTGGCTCGGCACCCCGCTGCCGGGTGACTACAAGGCGCTCGTGTCGGCGTACGGTGCGGCCGAGATAGGCGGCGCGGGTGCGGCGATCCGGCTGCACCCCCCGTGCGTCAGCACCGACGGCCGCTTCGAGTACGCGGCATGGATCGCCGAGACGCACCGGCACTCGGCGATCCGGCCCGGCATGTTCACCAGGCGTCGGCGCCCCTTCCTGCCCGAGGAGGGCGGCCTGCTCGCCTTCGCCACGACGAGGAGCGGCGACCACCTCTTCTGGAACACGGGCGCGTCGGACGACCCCGACGCGTGGCCGGTCACGCTCATGACGACGAATGTGGCAGTCGGGGTGAGCGAGCCCTGGGTGGACTACGAAGTCCCGTTCCTGGAGCTCCTGTTCACGCTGCTGCGCACCGGCGTGCCGCACCCGGGCGAGCCCGGCGGGCTGCTGGGCCCGCTGTCCTCACAGATACGGGTCTGGCCGCCGCTGGCCGGGGCCGCACCCTGGTCGCCACCGCCTGCGGGCACCGCCGTGGACGCGCGGCAGCACGCGGCGCTCACCGAGGGCTCGGGCCTCGACGCCGTCATGACGCTGGTTCCACCGCCCCTGGAGCCGTACCTGGGCGAGGGCACATGGCAGCAGGTCTTCGAGCGGCTCGGCACCCGGCTGCCGCCGGACTTCGTGGCGCTCGCGGAGCGGTACGGGGCGGGCAACTGGAGCTGGTGGCTGGACATGAGCGCCCCGCTGTCCCTGAACCGGCCGCGGGAGCAGGGGCTCGCGGCCACCGTCGAGGGCATGCTTGACGGATACCGCCAACTGCGCGCCGCCCATCCCCAGTACTACCCGATGCCCGCGTGGCCCGAGCCCGGCGGCTTCCTGCCGTTCGCGTCGACGATCGACGGGGACCAGATCGGCTGGTGCGCGGACGGCCCGCCCGAGACATGGCGCGTAGCCGTCAACCCACGCCACTCCGACCAAGGACCGCCCCTGTCAGGCGACTTCACGGCAACCCTGCTCACGTGGTTGCGCGGCGGCCCCGCCGAATCCGGCTTCCCCGGTCTGACCGGCCGGGACCTGCATCCGCTGGACGTCATGTTCTTCGAACCGTTCGGGCCGGGCGCGCCGTGGTGA
- a CDS encoding AMP-binding protein, whose protein sequence is MTHEHLPTLHHWFARTAAEHPCAPALEIGDTRLSYAGLAHLSEHLAARLLRLCGGESPRRVGLLTGRTAVAYAGYLAVQRLGATVVPLGPAFPVARNTVVATAATLDAILTDGTCDHAEQLPAPLLTVTGDTLADLTTSPPPPLPACTAAPDDVAYLLFTSGSTGTPKGVPVRHRNICAYLAHAVPHHDTGPGDRVSQTFDLTFDPSVLDLYTAWGTGATLVAANRGDLLRPVRFATGRALTHWNSVPSVISLAERLRALKPGSLPTLRHSVFCGEPLTLRQARAWAAAASHSTVENAYGPTELTVTCTTYRLPADPADWPSTANGTVPVGSLHPGLEGRLLDGELCVRGPQRFPGYLDPADDAGRFLAADGTAHDSSTELTDAHWYRTGDRVAPLTGPTPPDGPLVPGTLLVHVGRLDHQVQVHGYRVELSEVEEALRSLPGVRDAVVLALPTPDGSVELTAACTGRVEEEPRDALRRRLPPYMVPARVVPVPALPLNGNGKVDRRAVAELVGHGDRRSETRVSP, encoded by the coding sequence GTGACACACGAGCACCTTCCCACCCTGCACCACTGGTTCGCGCGCACGGCCGCCGAGCACCCCTGCGCGCCCGCCCTGGAGATCGGTGACACCCGACTGTCATACGCCGGACTCGCGCACCTTTCCGAGCACCTGGCGGCGCGACTTCTCCGTCTGTGCGGCGGCGAGTCGCCGCGCAGGGTGGGACTGCTCACCGGCCGTACCGCCGTCGCCTACGCCGGTTACCTCGCCGTCCAGCGTCTCGGAGCCACCGTCGTCCCCCTCGGCCCCGCCTTCCCCGTCGCCAGGAACACCGTCGTCGCCACCGCCGCCACCCTCGACGCCATCCTCACGGACGGCACCTGCGACCACGCCGAACAGCTTCCCGCCCCCCTGCTGACCGTCACCGGCGACACCCTTGCCGACCTGACGACCAGTCCGCCCCCTCCCCTGCCGGCCTGCACCGCCGCCCCTGACGACGTCGCCTATCTGCTCTTCACCTCGGGCTCCACCGGTACTCCCAAGGGCGTGCCCGTCCGGCACCGCAACATCTGCGCCTATTTGGCCCACGCCGTGCCGCACCACGACACCGGTCCCGGCGACCGCGTCTCGCAGACCTTCGACCTGACCTTCGACCCCTCCGTGCTCGACCTGTACACGGCCTGGGGAACCGGCGCCACGCTGGTCGCGGCGAACCGTGGGGACCTGCTGCGCCCGGTGAGGTTCGCCACCGGCCGCGCCCTGACCCACTGGAACTCCGTACCGTCGGTGATCTCGCTCGCCGAACGTCTGCGTGCGCTCAAACCCGGCTCCCTCCCCACCCTGCGCCACTCCGTGTTCTGCGGCGAGCCCCTGACACTGCGTCAGGCCCGGGCATGGGCGGCGGCAGCCTCGCACAGTACGGTCGAGAACGCCTACGGCCCCACCGAACTGACCGTCACGTGCACCACCTACCGGCTACCGGCCGACCCCGCCGACTGGCCCTCAACCGCCAACGGCACGGTGCCCGTCGGCTCTCTGCACCCAGGCCTGGAAGGACGCCTTCTCGACGGCGAACTCTGCGTCCGGGGCCCGCAGCGCTTCCCCGGCTATCTGGACCCGGCCGACGACGCGGGCCGCTTCCTCGCCGCCGACGGCACCGCGCACGACTCGTCCACCGAGCTGACGGACGCCCACTGGTACCGCACCGGCGACCGGGTGGCCCCGCTCACCGGGCCCACCCCGCCCGATGGACCGCTCGTCCCCGGTACCCTCCTGGTCCATGTCGGGCGCCTCGACCACCAGGTCCAGGTGCACGGCTACCGCGTCGAACTCAGCGAGGTCGAGGAGGCGTTGCGCTCCCTTCCCGGAGTACGGGACGCGGTGGTCCTCGCCCTGCCCACCCCGGACGGCAGTGTCGAACTCACCGCAGCCTGCACAGGCCGGGTCGAGGAGGAGCCCCGCGACGCGCTGCGTCGTCGGCTTCCGCCCTACATGGTCCCGGCCCGCGTGGTTCCGGTCCCAGCGCTGCCGCTCAACGGAAACGGCAAGGTGGACCGGCGTGCGGTGGCGGAGCTGGTCGGTCACGGGGATCGACGATCGGAGACGAGAGTCTCGCCCTGA
- a CDS encoding 4'-phosphopantetheinyl transferase family protein, producing MSISHSEGRLACAFAAGRAIGVDVQRPADSLGAGLAHRLLRSHAPAVLVLPPAEAAETVAWVWTAQEACVKAAGSGLAGRPWAIDVAPGASRGRWGPYRWISLREYSHTPLSCAFEACREE from the coding sequence GTGAGCATCTCGCACAGCGAGGGGCGACTGGCCTGCGCCTTCGCCGCCGGCCGCGCCATCGGGGTCGACGTCCAGCGTCCCGCCGACTCCCTCGGGGCCGGTCTTGCCCACCGTCTGCTGCGCTCCCATGCCCCCGCGGTCCTGGTTCTGCCACCCGCCGAGGCCGCCGAGACGGTGGCGTGGGTGTGGACCGCACAGGAGGCGTGCGTCAAGGCCGCGGGATCCGGTCTCGCGGGCCGGCCGTGGGCCATCGACGTGGCGCCCGGCGCCTCCCGCGGACGCTGGGGGCCCTATCGCTGGATCTCTCTGCGTGAGTACTCCCACACGCCGCTGAGCTGTGCCTTCGAGGCCTGCCGGGAGGAGTGA
- a CDS encoding acyl-CoA dehydrogenase family protein — protein sequence MPDVRPSHTPGSTRACAHPSPHSGTRGDSAPTPPAASPDLDALPANADGAEVWAALGAAGLLTSAYRGGDVRAGVDPHGLAGLLAAADARWSIPATLSASVQLATALPVLATGTGPVVERTLRRTLTGRATLALASTDTTAGTDLTALRTEAVLDDDSVRVTGRKEWIANTTTAEAFLVLARHRPGRHFTSFSWVLVPAGAPGVTVRPAPSALYASSGAGHVTFDAVRLGRDHLVGRVGMGLPLFARHIAVERLAGALWGVALCRRVLATTRSRLADRAHGDATLWDLPHIRQRFAACLVRVQELRALADRFGPRVALRHDSRAAATLKAAAGTTVPYVLGECAQLWGAAGFADGGIQEIRAQAALFGIGGGATEVVLDTVAEGADQILAELAHPGPLPVGPAGRGTPS from the coding sequence TTGCCTGACGTACGGCCATCCCATACCCCCGGATCCACCCGCGCCTGCGCCCACCCGAGCCCGCACAGCGGCACACGAGGCGACTCGGCGCCGACGCCTCCCGCCGCGTCACCCGACCTCGACGCGCTGCCCGCGAACGCCGACGGCGCCGAGGTCTGGGCGGCCCTCGGCGCGGCCGGGCTGCTGACCAGCGCCTACCGGGGCGGCGACGTCCGTGCCGGTGTGGACCCCCATGGCCTGGCCGGCCTCCTCGCCGCCGCCGACGCCCGCTGGTCCATTCCGGCCACCCTCTCGGCCAGCGTCCAGCTCGCCACCGCGCTGCCCGTCCTGGCCACCGGCACCGGGCCGGTCGTCGAACGGACCTTGCGCCGAACCCTGACCGGGCGGGCCACCCTTGCCCTCGCCTCCACCGACACCACCGCAGGCACCGACCTCACCGCCCTGCGCACCGAAGCCGTCCTGGACGACGACTCGGTCCGCGTCACCGGCCGCAAGGAGTGGATCGCCAACACGACCACGGCCGAGGCCTTCCTGGTCCTCGCCCGGCACCGGCCAGGCCGCCACTTCACCAGCTTCTCCTGGGTCCTCGTCCCCGCCGGCGCCCCCGGCGTGACGGTCCGGCCCGCGCCCTCCGCCCTCTACGCGTCCTCCGGCGCCGGCCATGTCACCTTCGACGCCGTACGGCTGGGCCGGGACCATCTCGTCGGCCGGGTCGGCATGGGGCTGCCGCTCTTCGCCCGGCACATCGCCGTCGAACGCCTGGCGGGCGCCCTGTGGGGCGTGGCCCTCTGCCGCCGCGTCCTCGCCACGACGCGCAGCCGCCTCGCCGACCGCGCCCACGGCGACGCGACCTTGTGGGACCTCCCGCACATCCGTCAGCGCTTCGCCGCCTGTCTCGTGCGGGTCCAGGAACTCAGGGCCCTGGCCGACCGGTTCGGCCCCAGGGTCGCCCTGCGTCACGATTCCCGGGCCGCGGCCACGCTCAAGGCCGCGGCCGGCACCACCGTTCCGTACGTGCTGGGCGAGTGCGCCCAGCTGTGGGGCGCCGCAGGGTTCGCCGACGGCGGCATCCAGGAGATCCGCGCCCAGGCCGCCCTCTTCGGCATCGGCGGCGGCGCCACCGAGGTCGTCCTGGACACCGTCGCCGAAGGCGCCGACCAGATCCTGGCGGAGCTGGCCCATCCCGGCCCACTCCCGGTGGGGCCGGCCGGTCGCGGCACGCCCTCGTGA
- a CDS encoding acyl-CoA dehydrogenase family protein — MTAVPDLTARLSEVSEVTEAHLARVDRDAAFPVEALDALRRTGLLGLLVPADEGGLGGSPRDLVAAAQVLGRTDMSVSMIFAMHCQQTAALTRYADDRLRKDLLPRVAAGEVYLASVTTETGTGGHLLSADAKLDRDDDVLTLDRFAPIVTGGAHADGFLVTMGAPGDTTAHEVSLVYADRAQLTIEGSGDWQPMGMRASHSVPLHLTGSVPGHHVIGGHGRFHDIALQVFGPLAHLGWSAAWLGTAAGALSRVLRLLRSPAGRGRFDLSSELLLSRLARARRRLDAVHALLHRALADVESGGDLSRPPRQLLLNSLKVTASEECLAAVDDLVEAVGLRHGYLKDSPTRLELALRDLRSASLNYHNDRLNLADGRLALRDLGVTFA, encoded by the coding sequence GTGACCGCCGTACCCGACCTCACCGCCCGGCTCTCGGAAGTCTCCGAGGTGACCGAGGCACACCTGGCCCGCGTGGACCGGGACGCCGCCTTCCCCGTGGAGGCCCTGGACGCCCTGCGTCGCACGGGCCTGCTCGGTCTGCTCGTCCCCGCCGACGAGGGCGGCCTCGGCGGTTCGCCCCGCGACCTGGTCGCGGCGGCGCAAGTGCTGGGGCGCACCGACATGTCCGTCTCCATGATCTTCGCGATGCACTGCCAGCAGACCGCCGCCCTCACCCGGTACGCCGACGACCGTCTGCGCAAGGACCTGCTCCCCCGCGTCGCCGCCGGCGAGGTCTACCTCGCCTCGGTCACCACCGAGACCGGCACAGGCGGTCACCTCCTGAGCGCCGACGCCAAGCTGGACCGGGACGACGACGTCCTGACCCTCGACCGGTTCGCGCCGATCGTCACCGGCGGGGCCCACGCCGACGGCTTCCTCGTCACCATGGGCGCCCCCGGCGACACCACCGCGCACGAGGTCTCCCTCGTCTACGCCGACCGCGCCCAGCTCACCATCGAGGGCTCGGGTGACTGGCAACCGATGGGCATGCGGGCCAGTCACAGCGTGCCGCTGCACCTGACGGGCAGCGTTCCCGGCCACCACGTGATCGGCGGCCACGGCCGATTCCACGACATCGCCCTCCAGGTCTTCGGCCCCCTCGCCCACCTCGGCTGGTCGGCGGCCTGGCTCGGCACCGCGGCCGGCGCGCTCTCACGCGTTCTGCGCCTGCTCCGCAGCCCCGCGGGCCGGGGACGCTTCGACCTCTCCTCCGAGCTGCTGCTGAGCCGGCTCGCCCGCGCCCGCCGGCGGCTCGACGCCGTCCACGCCCTTCTGCACCGGGCCCTGGCGGACGTCGAGAGCGGCGGGGACCTCTCCCGGCCCCCACGCCAGCTCCTCCTCAACTCCCTGAAGGTCACCGCCTCCGAGGAGTGCCTGGCCGCCGTCGACGACCTGGTGGAGGCCGTCGGACTGCGCCACGGCTACCTCAAGGACTCACCCACCCGCCTCGAACTGGCCCTGCGGGACCTCAGGTCGGCCTCGCTGAACTACCACAACGACCGGTTGAACCTGGCCGACGGCCGACTGGCGCTGCGCGACCTCGGAGTGACCTTTGCCTGA
- a CDS encoding acyl carrier protein, translated as MDPRFAELLRPFLKLAGAGEITITPDTDLRRLGVDSMQAIELLFSLEDTFGIALPDEEMNDATFATAGSLWQAVSRQLPDRAAEASA; from the coding sequence ATGGATCCCCGCTTCGCCGAACTCCTGCGCCCCTTCCTCAAGTTGGCCGGTGCCGGTGAGATCACCATCACACCCGACACCGACCTGCGCCGCCTCGGCGTCGACTCCATGCAGGCGATCGAGCTGCTCTTCTCGCTGGAGGACACCTTCGGCATCGCCCTGCCGGACGAGGAGATGAACGACGCCACCTTCGCCACCGCCGGCAGTCTCTGGCAGGCGGTCTCGCGCCAACTGCCGGACCGGGCGGCGGAGGCGTCCGCGTGA
- a CDS encoding acyl carrier protein, translating to MSAIPAPGPLPLDGVRTDLLDCVQVNLAVLADHFHGTGTHLRLGARLDLPLRLLPDGLPTADPALDDRLKSAAPQAGLDPVRRAHLSGTALLDESARHGGVLYVVADAFHLPWLPYHGNAHMEHSFLLVTGPEGVHITDGYRIETRWGAASPGTHVLDPAALRGLDSAEAITFAPVPPAPATPTVAAYETGPYLTAYATWPDRARALEQLSAETWLLARARKLHAARRAQVAGHTVESDAEQAHLAAWDKLVEQTYLAARRVGRSRAEPPGTVERLRELLAADHEVFADAPVATDGDAVDPELRRRVAAVAAGVLDVPSEVLLADAAFDSLPSFSSFRLVEIVERVESELGRELDADELIPENLRRVDDLCRIARPA from the coding sequence ATGTCCGCTATCCCCGCCCCCGGTCCGCTGCCGCTCGACGGCGTCCGCACCGACCTGCTCGACTGCGTACAGGTCAACCTCGCCGTGCTCGCCGACCACTTCCACGGCACCGGCACCCATCTGCGCCTGGGCGCCCGCCTCGATCTGCCCCTACGCCTCCTGCCCGACGGGCTGCCCACCGCCGACCCGGCTCTGGACGACCGGCTGAAGAGCGCCGCGCCGCAGGCCGGCCTCGACCCGGTCCGGCGCGCCCACCTCTCCGGAACCGCCCTGCTGGACGAGTCGGCGCGGCACGGCGGTGTCCTGTACGTCGTCGCCGACGCCTTCCACCTGCCCTGGCTGCCCTACCACGGCAACGCCCACATGGAGCACAGCTTCCTGCTCGTCACGGGGCCGGAGGGCGTGCACATCACCGACGGCTACCGCATCGAGACACGGTGGGGCGCCGCCTCCCCCGGCACCCACGTCCTCGACCCCGCCGCTCTCCGCGGCCTCGACTCCGCCGAGGCCATCACCTTCGCCCCCGTCCCGCCCGCCCCGGCCACCCCTACGGTCGCGGCCTATGAAACCGGGCCCTACCTGACGGCGTACGCGACCTGGCCGGACCGCGCCCGTGCCCTGGAACAGCTCTCCGCCGAGACCTGGCTGCTGGCGCGTGCCCGCAAGCTGCACGCCGCCCGCCGCGCTCAGGTCGCCGGCCACACGGTGGAGAGCGACGCCGAGCAGGCACACCTCGCGGCATGGGACAAGCTCGTCGAGCAGACCTACCTGGCCGCACGCCGCGTCGGCCGAAGCCGCGCCGAACCGCCGGGCACGGTCGAGCGCCTGCGTGAACTCCTCGCAGCCGACCACGAGGTGTTCGCCGACGCGCCCGTCGCGACGGACGGCGACGCCGTCGACCCCGAGCTGCGCCGTCGCGTGGCCGCCGTCGCCGCCGGCGTCCTCGACGTCCCCTCCGAGGTTCTCCTGGCCGACGCCGCCTTCGACTCCCTGCCCTCCTTCAGCTCCTTCCGGCTCGTCGAGATAGTCGAACGGGTCGAGAGCGAACTCGGCCGCGAACTGGACGCCGACGAGCTGATCCCCGAAAACCTGCGTCGGGTCGACGACCTGTGCCGCATCGCCCGCCCGGCGTGA
- a CDS encoding maleylpyruvate isomerase family mycothiol-dependent enzyme: MKEIAPDATSFHALAAAADRLLAAVDGLTDAGAAAPSRLPGWTRGHVLSHLAAQAPALERLLTWARTGVETPQYASRAARDAEIESGSRLPAAALVSRVRDSATHWQATVESLPERTWDATIRPFTGELCTPRRILVIRLRELALHLVDLDLGHEIDDIPPGVRDIVLDDVLGYYAQADGLPAFTLRDADGTPVARFGDGGPDVSGKPSDLLAWLSGRSDGAALTAPGELPDLPPWI; this comes from the coding sequence ATGAAGGAGATCGCGCCCGACGCCACGTCGTTCCACGCACTCGCCGCCGCGGCCGACCGGTTGCTGGCCGCTGTCGACGGGCTCACCGACGCCGGCGCCGCCGCCCCCTCGCGCCTGCCCGGCTGGACGCGCGGTCACGTCCTGAGCCATCTCGCCGCCCAGGCCCCGGCCCTGGAACGTCTGCTGACCTGGGCCCGGACCGGCGTCGAGACCCCGCAGTACGCGAGCCGCGCGGCCCGGGACGCCGAGATCGAGAGCGGCAGCCGCCTCCCCGCCGCCGCCCTCGTCTCCCGGGTGAGGGACAGCGCCACCCACTGGCAGGCCACGGTCGAGTCGCTGCCCGAGAGGACCTGGGACGCCACGATCCGCCCGTTCACGGGCGAGCTGTGCACCCCGCGCCGCATCCTCGTGATCCGACTGCGCGAACTCGCCCTCCACCTGGTCGACCTGGACCTCGGCCACGAGATCGACGACATCCCGCCGGGCGTCCGCGACATCGTCCTGGACGACGTGCTCGGCTACTACGCCCAGGCCGACGGCCTACCGGCGTTCACCCTGCGCGACGCCGACGGCACCCCGGTCGCGCGGTTCGGGGACGGCGGACCCGACGTCTCGGGGAAACCGTCCGACCTCCTCGCCTGGTTGAGCGGCCGCTCCGACGGCGCCGCCCTGACCGCCCCCGGCGAACTGCCGGACCTGCCCCCGTGGATCTGA
- a CDS encoding pyridoxal phosphate-dependent aminotransferase, with amino-acid sequence MTTAAPPPPSANLALNQLVAERRAAGETLVHLAFGEARLPLLPQLAEQLAKGAARAAYGPVAGGAGVRAAVAGYFARRGLPTDPGQIVVAPGSKPLLMALQLAVPGDVLLPRPAWNTYAPQATYAGKRTIGVPVPDECGGVPDPAALRTAITRARAAGRDPRLLVVTLPDNPTGTLAPASLVRAVCDLARAEDLVIVSDEIYRDVVHDPSATGFLSPAEVAPERTVVTTGLSKNLGLGGWRIGAARFPAATTGRRLRDGVLAAASELWSTLAGPMQQVAEYAFAEPPEIVERLRAAARLHGAVARAVHRIAVDAGARCRPPTGAFYVYPDFEPLRAELTARGVTDSASLAHRLLDESGVVVLGGHLLGDDPGALRFKAATSLLYGDEKEQEEALCANDPVRLPHISDQLARIAAGFARLTGRPASAHPHPEEAR; translated from the coding sequence ATGACCACCGCCGCGCCACCGCCCCCCTCCGCGAACCTCGCCCTGAACCAACTCGTCGCCGAGCGGCGGGCCGCCGGCGAGACGCTGGTGCATCTGGCGTTCGGGGAGGCACGCCTGCCCCTGCTGCCGCAGCTCGCCGAACAGCTGGCCAAGGGTGCGGCCCGCGCCGCGTACGGTCCGGTCGCCGGCGGCGCGGGCGTCCGGGCGGCGGTCGCCGGGTACTTCGCCCGGCGCGGCCTGCCCACGGACCCCGGCCAGATCGTCGTCGCTCCCGGCAGCAAGCCCCTGCTGATGGCACTGCAACTCGCCGTGCCCGGCGATGTGCTGCTCCCCCGGCCCGCCTGGAACACTTACGCCCCGCAGGCCACCTACGCGGGCAAGCGGACGATCGGCGTGCCCGTGCCCGACGAGTGCGGCGGCGTGCCCGACCCCGCCGCACTGCGCACCGCGATCACCCGCGCCCGCGCCGCCGGCCGCGACCCGCGGCTGCTCGTCGTCACCTTGCCGGACAACCCCACCGGCACCCTGGCCCCCGCCTCCCTCGTGCGTGCGGTGTGCGACCTCGCACGGGCCGAGGACCTGGTGATCGTCTCCGACGAGATCTACCGGGACGTCGTCCACGACCCCTCCGCGACCGGGTTCCTCAGCCCCGCCGAGGTCGCCCCCGAGCGCACCGTCGTCACCACCGGCCTGTCCAAGAACCTCGGCCTGGGCGGCTGGCGGATCGGCGCGGCCCGCTTCCCCGCCGCGACGACGGGCCGGCGCCTGCGGGACGGGGTCCTCGCCGCCGCCAGTGAGCTGTGGTCGACGCTGGCGGGACCCATGCAGCAGGTCGCCGAATACGCCTTCGCCGAGCCCCCGGAGATCGTGGAGCGACTGCGCGCCGCGGCGCGGCTGCACGGCGCCGTGGCCCGCGCCGTGCACCGCATCGCCGTGGACGCCGGCGCCCGCTGCCGCCCACCGACCGGCGCCTTCTACGTCTACCCCGACTTCGAGCCGCTGCGGGCCGAGTTGACGGCACGGGGCGTCACCGACTCCGCCTCGCTGGCCCACAGACTCCTGGACGAGTCCGGCGTCGTGGTCCTGGGCGGCCATCTCCTGGGCGACGATCCCGGCGCCTTGCGCTTCAAGGCCGCCACCAGCCTCCTGTACGGCGACGAGAAGGAGCAGGAGGAGGCGCTCTGCGCGAACGACCCCGTCCGCCTGCCGCACATCTCCGACCAACTGGCGCGGATAGCCGCCGGTTTCGCCCGTCTCACCGGCCGTCCGGCCTCCGCCCACCCCCACCCGGAGGAGGCACGATGA